From Corvus cornix cornix isolate S_Up_H32 chromosome 1A, ASM73873v5, whole genome shotgun sequence, a single genomic window includes:
- the USP18 gene encoding ubl carboxyl-terminal hydrolase 18, which yields MGQRSGRQERSKKPELALSETMEAETEVRNNEEETKEAKAKNQRLMSVFGVADLKNEAIGLYNLGLSCCLNSLLQVFLMNIRFTGILRRIAVPSSHVQRKNSVPYQMLLLLEKMQHGKCKAVSPTDLACCLSLHRVKLFVQHDAAQLFLTLWNLLKKQMKKPELVEELRDLYTICIQEHLACQKCSFEVKSNSTMLTLPLPVLDANSHKLKTLEESLQYFFHPEELTGQNMCFCQQCGRKTTFLQSMKLVRLPQTLTLHLKRFCFERSSHSHKLSHCLPFPQELDFNEVLTENQCQADDSEKATWQYELFAVVAHSGSSSCGHYCAYIRSLTECKWYCFNDSQVCQVSWDDVKCTYGHASLYWRETAYLLIYMKKNPQ from the exons ATGGGACAAAGAAGTGGGCGtcaagaaagaagcaagaaaccAGAGCTGGCATTAAGCGAGACCATGGAGGCAGAAACCGAAGTACGAAATAATGAAGAGGAAACCAAAGAGGCGAAGGCCAAAAACCAGAGGCTGATGTCTGTCTTTGGTGTGGCAGACTTAAAAAATG AAGCTATTGGACTGTACAACCTTGGACTGAGCTGCTGTCTGAACTCTCTGCTCCAAGTGTTCCTCATGAACATACGCTTCACAGGGATACTCCGAAG GATTGCAGTGCCGTCATCTCATGTGCAGAGGAAGAACAGTGTTCCATACCAAATGCTCCTGCTCTTGGAGAAGATGCAGCATGGCAAGTGCAAAGCTGTTAGTCCCACAGACCTGGCTTGCTGCCTTTCACTGCACAGGGTGAAAT TGTTTGTGCAGCATGATGCTGCTCAGCTCTTTCTGACTCTCTGGAACTTGTTaaagaagcagatgaaaaagCCAGAGCTG GTTGAAGAGCTGAGGGATTTGTACACAATCTGCATACAGGAGCATCTGGCCTGTCAGAAATGCTCTTTTGAAGTAAAGAGCAACAGCACCATGTTAACCCTTCCACTCCCAGTGTTGGATGCCAATTCTCACAAGCTGAAGACTCTG GAGGAGTCTCTGCAATACTTCTTCCATCCAGAAGAGCTGACTGGTCAAAACATGTGTTTCTGTCAACAGTGTGGGAGGAAAACAACTTTTCTGCAG AGCATGAAGCTCGTCCGTCTGCCACAGACTCTGACCTTGCACCTGAAGCGCTTCTGCTTTGAAAGATCATCTCACTCACACAAGCTAAGTCACTGCCTGCCATTCCCACAAGAACTTGACTTCAATGAAGTCTTGACAGAAAATCAGTGCCAAGCAGATGACAGTGAAAAG GCTACCTGGCAGTACGAGCTTTTTGCTGTTGTGGCCCATTCAGGATCAAGCAGCTGTGGCCATTACTGTGCCTACATTCGAAGCCTCACAGAGTGTAAATGGTATTGCTTCAACGATTCTCAGGTTTGCCAG GTATCGTGGGATGATGTTAAATGCACCTATGGACATGCCAGCCTCTACTG GAGAGAAACGGCCTATCTCTTGATTTATATGAAAAAGAATCCTCAGTAG
- the TUBA8 gene encoding tubulin alpha-8 chain → MRECISVHVGQAGVQIGNACWELFCLEHGIQPDGTFKDLQDKLSCDDSFTTFFNETATGKHVPRAVMVDLEPTVVDEVRAGTFRELFHPEQLITGKEDAANNYARGHYTIGKESIDMVLDRVRKLTDACSGLQGFLIFHSFGGGTGSGFTSLLMERLSVDYGKKSKLEFAIYPAPQVSTAVVEPYNSILTTHTTLEHSDCAFMVDNEAIYDICRRNLDIERPTYTNLNRLISQIVSSITASLRFDGALNVDLTEFQTNLVPYPRIHFPLVTYAPIISSDRAHHEQLSVAEITNACFEPNNQMVKCDPRHGKYMACCMLYRGDVVPKDVNVAIAAIKTKRTIQFVDWCPTGFKVGINYQPPTVVPGGDLAQVQRAVCMLSNTTAIAEAWARLDHKFDLMYAKRAFVHWYVGEGMEEGEFAEAREDLAALEKDYEEVGTDSFEEENDGE, encoded by the exons ATG CGTGAGTGCATCTCTGTTCACGTTGGCCAGGCTGGAGTGCAGATAGGAAATGCATGCTGGGAACTCTTCTGCCTGGAGCACGGCATTCAGCCAGACGGCACCTTCAAGGACCTGCAAGATAAACTCAGCTGTGATGACTCTTTTACCACATTTTTCAACGAAACAGCCACTGGGAAGCACGTGCCACGGGCTGTAATGGTGGACTTGGAACCAACTGTAGTAG atGAAGTACGGGCTGGCACCTTCAGGGAACTTTTTCATCCAGAACAGCTGATCACTGGAAAGGAAGATGCAGCCAATAACTATGCCCGTGGCCACTACACCATTGGCAAGGAGAGCATTGATATGGTGCTGGATCGTGTCCGTAAGCTG ACTGATGCCTGTTCTGGGCTGCAAGGATTCCTGATCTTCCACAGCTTTGGTGGCGGTACCGGCTCTGGTTTTACCTCCTTGCTGATGGAACGCCTCTCTGTGGATTATGGAAAGAAGTCCAAACTGGAGTTTGCCATCTACCCAGCCCCTCAGGTCTCCACCGCTGTGGTGGAACCCTACAATTCCATCCTGACCACGCACACCACGCTGGAGCACTCGGACTGTGCCTTCATGGTGGATAACGAGGCCATCTACGACATCTGCCGCCGCAACCTGGACATCGAGCGCCCCACCTACACCAACCTCAACCGCCTGATCAGCCAGATTGTGTCCTCCATCACGGCCTCGCTGCGCTTCGACGGCGCCCTCAACGTGGACCTGACAGAGTTCCAGACCAACCTGGTGCCCTACCCGCGCATCCACTTCCCCTTGGTGACCTACGCCCCCATCATCTCCTCCGACAGAGCACACCACGAGCAGCTCTCGGTGGCCGAGATCACCAACGCCTGCTTCGAGCCCAACAACCAGATGGTGAAGTGTGACCCGAGGCACGGCAAGTACATGGCCTGCTGCATGCTCTACCGGGGCGACGTTGTCCCCAAGGACGTCAACGTAGCCATTGCTGCCATCAAGACCAAGAGAACCATCCAGTTTGTCGACTGGTGTCCAACAGGCTTCAAG GTTGGGATCAACTACCAGCCTCCTACAGTTGTTCCTGGTGGAGACCTAGCCCAAGTTCAGCGGGCAGTGTGCATGCTGAGCAACACCACAGCCATTGCCGAGGCTTGGGCAAGGCTCGACCACAAGTTTGACCTGATGTACGCCAAGAGAGCTTTTGTGCATTGGTATGTGGGTGAAGGCATGGAGGAGGGAGAGTTTGCAGAGGCCCGAGAGGACCTGGCTGCCCTGGAAAAGGACTATGAAGAAGTGGGAACTGACtcatttgaagaagaaaatgatggggagtaa